A genomic stretch from Roseovarius nanhaiticus includes:
- the scpA gene encoding methylmalonyl-CoA mutase has product MTKKVRDDWRKLAEAELKGRPLEDLTWHTIEGIDVKPLYTAEDTEGLAHMGGIPGAPPFTRGVKATMYAGRRWTIRQYAGFSTAEESNAFYRRNLAAGQQGVSVAFDLATHRGYDSDHPRVEGDVGKAGVAIDSVEDMKVLFDQIPLDQVSVSMTMNGAVIPILASFIVAGEEQGHDKSVLSGTIQNDILKEFMVRNTYVYPPEPSMRIISDIIEYTSGGMPKFNSISISGYHMQEAGANLVQELAYTLADGREYVRAAIEAGMDVDKFAGRLSFFFAIGMNFFMEAAKLRAARLLWHRIMTEFGAQNDRSKMLRTHCQTSGVSLQEQDPYNNVIRTAYEAMSAVLGGTQSLHTNALDEAMALPTDFSARIARNTQLILQEETGVSAVVDPLAGSYYVESLTAELAEKAWELMEEVEEMGGMTKAVASGMPKLRIEESAATRQAMIDRGTEVIVGVNKYRRDKEDPIDLLDIDNSKVRDSQIAGLERIRASRDQDACDAALAEVERRAREGGNLLEAAVEAARARATVGEISMAMEKVFGRHRAEVKTLAGVYGAAYEGDEGFAAIQKSVEAFAEEEGRRPRMLVVKMGQDGHDRGAKVIATAFADIGFDVDVGPLFQTPEEAAQDAIDNDVHVVGISSQAAGHKHLAPKLVEALRAQGAGEILVICGGVIPQADYDFLKKAGVKAIFGPGTNIPDAAQDILRMIQEAKG; this is encoded by the coding sequence ATGACCAAGAAGGTGCGAGACGATTGGCGCAAGCTGGCCGAAGCTGAGCTGAAGGGCCGCCCGCTGGAGGATCTGACCTGGCACACGATCGAGGGCATCGACGTCAAGCCGCTCTATACCGCCGAAGACACCGAAGGGCTGGCGCATATGGGCGGCATCCCTGGCGCGCCTCCCTTCACCCGAGGGGTCAAGGCCACCATGTATGCCGGGCGCCGCTGGACCATCCGGCAATATGCAGGTTTCTCTACAGCGGAAGAGTCGAACGCCTTTTATCGGCGCAACCTGGCGGCGGGGCAGCAGGGCGTCAGCGTCGCCTTCGATCTGGCCACGCATCGCGGCTATGACAGCGATCATCCGCGTGTCGAGGGCGATGTGGGCAAGGCAGGGGTTGCCATCGACTCGGTCGAGGACATGAAGGTTCTTTTTGACCAGATCCCGCTGGATCAGGTCAGCGTGTCAATGACGATGAACGGCGCAGTGATCCCGATCCTGGCCAGTTTTATCGTCGCGGGCGAAGAGCAGGGACACGACAAGTCGGTCCTGTCGGGCACGATCCAGAATGACATTCTCAAGGAATTCATGGTGCGCAACACCTATGTCTATCCACCCGAGCCAAGCATGCGGATCATCTCGGACATCATCGAATACACGTCCGGCGGCATGCCGAAATTCAACTCGATCTCGATCTCCGGCTATCACATGCAGGAGGCCGGCGCGAACTTGGTGCAGGAGCTTGCCTATACGCTGGCCGATGGGCGTGAATACGTACGGGCCGCCATCGAGGCGGGTATGGATGTCGACAAATTTGCAGGACGGCTTAGCTTTTTCTTTGCGATAGGCATGAATTTCTTCATGGAGGCGGCCAAACTGCGGGCCGCTCGTCTGCTTTGGCATCGCATCATGACCGAGTTCGGCGCGCAGAACGACCGATCGAAAATGTTGCGCACGCACTGCCAGACCAGCGGCGTGAGTTTGCAGGAGCAGGATCCCTACAACAACGTCATCCGAACCGCCTATGAGGCGATGAGTGCTGTTTTGGGCGGCACGCAGTCGCTTCATACCAATGCGCTTGACGAGGCGATGGCCCTGCCCACCGATTTCAGTGCCCGCATCGCCCGCAATACCCAGCTGATTCTGCAGGAAGAGACCGGAGTCAGCGCCGTCGTCGATCCGCTCGCCGGCAGCTATTACGTCGAGAGCCTCACGGCCGAGTTGGCCGAGAAAGCCTGGGAGTTGATGGAGGAGGTCGAGGAGATGGGCGGCATGACAAAGGCCGTGGCCAGTGGCATGCCCAAGCTGCGGATCGAGGAATCGGCCGCGACGCGCCAGGCGATGATCGACCGCGGCACCGAGGTGATCGTGGGCGTGAACAAATATCGCCGCGACAAGGAAGACCCCATCGATCTATTGGATATCGACAATTCCAAAGTGCGTGACAGCCAGATTGCGGGGCTGGAGCGGATCCGCGCCAGCCGCGATCAGGACGCCTGTGACGCCGCGCTGGCCGAGGTCGAACGCCGTGCGCGCGAAGGCGGCAACCTTCTGGAGGCGGCGGTCGAGGCCGCGCGCGCCCGTGCAACCGTAGGAGAGATTTCCATGGCGATGGAGAAGGTATTCGGGCGCCACCGCGCCGAGGTGAAGACGCTTGCCGGTGTGTATGGCGCCGCCTATGAGGGCGACGAAGGCTTTGCCGCCATCCAAAAGTCGGTAGAGGCGTTTGCCGAAGAGGAGGGTCGCCGCCCTCGTATGCTGGTGGTCAAGATGGGCCAGGACGGCCATGATCGCGGCGCCAAGGTAATCGCAACTGCTTTTGCAGATATCGGCTTTGACGTGGATGTCGGCCCGCTGTTCCAGACTCCGGAAGAGGCGGCGCAGGACGCCATCGACAACGACGTGCACGTGGTCGGGATCAGCAGCCAGGCGGCGGGGCACAAGCACCTGGCACCGAAGCTGGTAGAGGCGCTGCGCGCGCAGGGCGCAGGCGAGATCCTGGTGATCTGCGGCGGGGTGATTCCGCAGGCGGATTATGACTTCCTGAAAAAGGCAGGGGTCAAGGCAATCTTCGGGCCGGGCACGAACATTCCGGACGCGGCGCAGGATATCCTGCGCATGATCCAAGAGGCGAAGGGGTAG